The Argentina anserina chromosome 3, drPotAnse1.1, whole genome shotgun sequence genome includes a region encoding these proteins:
- the LOC126788063 gene encoding mitochondrial import inner membrane translocase subunit TIM10, with translation MAANIAPGSIDKEQIFGMAEKEMEYRVELFNKLTHTCFNKCVEKKYKESELNMGENSCIDRCVSKYWQVTNLVGQLLGAGRPPM, from the exons ATGGCTGCTAACATTGCTCCTGGGAGTATTGACAAGGAACAG ATTTTCGGTATGGCTGAGAAGGAGATGGAGTACAGGGTTGAGTTGTTTAACAA GCTTACCCACACATGCTTCAACAAGTGTGTTGAAAAGAA GTACAAGGAGTCTGAGCTAAATATGGGTGAAAACAGTTGCATTGATCGCTGCGTCTCAAAGTACTGGCAG GTAACTAATTTAGTTGGTCAGCTGCTTGGTGCCGGTAGACCTCCTATGTAA